TTTATTATACATAATTattaactaaaaaaaaacaattgtatCCTGTTTGGATTTCCGAAAAGCTCCTCCAAGGTCGCTTAAACATTAAAATTACAtgctgcaaacaaacaaactctagaGCATTGTAACAGAGCTAAAGAACAAACAGTTctttagggaaaaaaattaaagaagtcaAGGTTATGATGGAATAATGAGTGTCCTTTTTTGAAAGCTGAGGTTCCAGAGTCAGGGTGACACACCAAGAACACCCTGTCTTACATCCTAGCCAACGGTACCTCTATTAATGGTGGCAAGTAAAATGAGTGGGTAGATTAAATATCCTGGTTCCAAACTATTTAGAGAAGCTGAAGCTGAGCTTTATTTGAGCTTCCCTaaataaaactgctttttaaGGCAATTATGCAAATTCAGCAAGCACAAGCTGTACAGATGATGGACTGGCTTCAAGAAGGGATCACCATAGGGCTCAATGgctctctcccctttcttcttgtTCCAAGCTCACCCTCAGCTGGGTGTGCATGCAATACAATGCCCATTGCAATCGCAGGAGATCCCTGTGTACCATTTTCCATTTATACAGCAAACTGTCTCTTGATCCCCAGTACATAGATTACATGGGCTGCGAGCATTTCACAGTTGGCATGAGGTCTTGAATGCATATATAGAAAATCTCAGCACATAAGATTCTCCTTGCAAGTTATGGCCATCGTATTCCCATACACCTGTGTCTGCCTAGCTGGAAACCCAATGAGACCATGTCACTCTCCTCTTGCACACATTGCTATGCCCCTGGTGGGTGGTGGGTGTCATATCCAGGAGGACAATCCTAGAGTGTATAGGCTAAGATGCAGAAGAATGAATGATGTGTGCTCAGAGAAATATAAAGTTTTAATGGTGATGCTGTTGACGTACGTCTTCAACAGCTCTGTACCTTAGGGCTCACTGAATTCACTGACACTTATCTCTGAGTGCAGTGTGGAGTACTTCTATTCAGTATGCCAGCTAGGCAAGCCCTTGTGAAACAATATACTATTCCACTACAACctattttctatatttattcaatACTTACTGGGTTGTGCAGAAGGGCCTTTTTGCTTTCTTAAGTTCGCTGTCCCTGCGACAAGAGCACTCCTGTAATTCTTGGGATTTCCACCCCAATATGCTGATACTTCCATAATCAGTGTCCCCCTTATGGCTACAAATCCTGCTTGTATCCCCACCTGAGTTCACTGTTAGTGGGAGTGCTTTGTTCTCTACGCAACTAGATACTCCACGTTACTACCAAAATAGtttgaagcaaagaaagaagtcTACTTACCTTTAAGACGCAAGTACGTCAAAAATTCAATTATTGTATGCATTATATTTCTATCAGTCAAGGCTCTTCCAAAAGGATCTAAAAAATATTAACCTGTTGTTACCGGATTTGTTGTTATCATTGGTGAATTAAGGAGGGGAAACATGCAATAATAGCATGTAAAGTGGGAACAGCCATGTTTTATTAAAGTGGATCTCTACTACTAGCAGCAAGAATATCAACTGTTTTGATACCTTCTAGCACCACGTGTGTATCACATCTTACTTGGACTCCTATCCAGTGATATCTGTTCCCCAATTAACTTATTTAAAAAGGctctctttcatttattttctttattaaaatgaAAGGATGAAATCTTCTTTCCATAATTTGCATTGTGTAAGGCATCAGCTGTGGCAATGTTTGGAGGAAaaaactccaaactctctcctgCAAAATTCCCAAGGTCCCAATTGAATCTCTTTCAGTGTTGGTAAGCCACTGGAGGCCAAGACAAGGCCTCCAAAAAATAGCCACAGCCAGCTGATGATGCTTCAGAAATTAGAGATTGGGGCTGAAATGGATTTTTAGAAGTCACTGGAAGGAGCTTCTATCCCCTGCATTATTCTTAATCCCTGCCATTACTTAATAAAGAGATGCAGATTGGCTTTACTTCCATTATTACTATTTTAAGAATAATTCAGCTTTGTTTGGTACAGATACTggatttttttgtctgtttttagaAGTCAACGAAGTGTGTGATGTCCCGATCATATATACTAaatgctgccattttgaaacaccTGAGTTGTTTACAAATGCCTCTCAAATTTTCATTCTCATGAGCTACTAAATGCCTATAAAGATTTTATACAACGTAGCAATTTGATTTTATGCTGGGTAGATGGTAGAACCACAAGGAACAAAACAGTCCCATTGTGGAGAATAAAAATGAAGTGTGTTTAATGAGTCCTAAGCATGCTCACACAATACAAActcaaaaaaaaacacttctaaaaTGGAAAGGGGCAGTGTGTGATGCAAAATACTTGTCAGCAGAATCTAATGCATGCAATCCAGCTGAAAATCTCCATAAGCCACATCAGTTTCACACTGAAGCCACGGAACGTGTCAGTTGTTCGAAACCCAAGCAACAATGGGTCTGGTCCTTCTTTCTTACAGGATGTGACTCTGATAAAAGGTTTATCTATCACTTGACAGAAGCTGCCAAGGTGAGTTTGAGGAAAACTTCCAAGGTGAGCAGAAAAGCCCTCACACCAACAAAGTGCCACCCCCACTTTCTACACAGTGATCAGAAAGAGCAGAAATTTGGAATGGTGGTTGGCACTTAATAAAAGATGAATAGAATATTAATATGCTTATTCTTTTTTCTGGCTGGGGATGATAAATACAGAAGCTTCCAGGAAGCTGTCCAGGAAGGGATACTGAGATTCCAACATCTTAAAAAGTGGTAACCAACCCTCCAGCTGATTATCTAGACTTTCCAGAACCTTAACACTATTTATTGAAagatttgtattctcaaaggctttcacagcctaTTGAAAGATTGTTTATCCTCTTGGGGGGATTTGGAGGAGAGACTCTTTTGAAACTAGAAGGGTGTCAGACAGCATTTCATGGGCAGCTTTTCAGAGATTTTTGAGAGAGACATATACCTCAAAAGTATTAGAAGGAGATTATTTTGTTACCTGCTTTTATGCTTTCTTCAGGCTGCAAGTCACGTTTCCCGGCTAGTCCATGCTTATCATTAAAAACTCTGTCTATCACATCTGTGGAGAACATGAGAAAAAGGAGAGGTTTTTACTATTCTAGTGCGCCCAGGACTATAGGGAGTGTCATACATGTCACCACACCAAATAAGAAGATCTCCATTCTCACCAAGAGCATAACAGACATTTGTGAAGGAATGATGCACAGTGAATGAACAAAACGAAGCATTTCACTTCAGCTAGCACACCAGTTGTAAACCCATGTGGCATTCTGACTGCAGCGTTGACATATAaatgcagcagcaacagcagcaacagcagcacgaTGCCACATTTCATGACGCCATAGTGGTGCAACTGTTATTTTAGTGCATCCTAACCACTTCAGTGCTGACGCAGCCAAACAGGGCACTGAGTCATTAGCAAGGAATCAGATAAAGACATCTTCTGAACAACATCTGGTTTGTAACCTTTGTTTGTCATCATTCCTAGAAAGCCTTGGCTGGAAAGGGTGAGCGTATTTGGATGCACAAAGTGTGGAGTCTTTGGCTCTATGTGTCCAATTTAGAAAATGTCATAGTACTGGTGCTTCCCTTGGTTTTAAGAAATGATTCGTCAGACAGCTTGCTGAGACAGAATACTCCAGTTAGTTTACACAGATAACCTGCACAAGTCATCTTACATTCCCCAGGtggctcttctctcccccttGTACTGGGCATTTCCTTGAGCAGCTGTTCAATACGACCTGAAACAGATGATGGCTATTATCCAAACTTAAAGAAAATGGACTCTGGCAAATAAATCTCCTTTATCTGGAAAGATGATTCAGCTGTTGATTGATACAGCATAGTCTGACATGGTCCATTTCACACTAACACAGGCTACTAAATTCAAAGTAGATGTGTTGGGGTCTGTGTTCTGGGATGTACTTCTTAAAACATTTGCTAGGTTTTACTTTTAATAAGTAAAGACCTCATCCTTTGGGCCTGTCAAATTCTATATACAATATACTGATGTATTAGCATAATCAAAATACAGAATGATTGTGGTTACACATTTTTAATACGCAAAAGAAGCAACAAAGATTTGCATAGGGTGTAAACCTCTGAAAATAGTTTTACATCAGTGTAGCCTGATTGTAATTGAAACAGCTATGCTTTACCGAAGGCCTTGTAGGTGTCATAACATCTGTTATTAAATTTTCTTGCTTGTAGCTTTCAGGGGCATTAGGGGGAAGTTCTGTGTCTAAAAATGCCCCAGAGAAAGGCTATTCAATTATTTTCTCCTTAGAATTCACTGCAATATATCTGCTCATCAACAAAACACTGCATGTGCATTTGAACCCAGATTCATTGACAGGGCAGCCACTGACAGGGCAGGGTGTGTTAATTTCCTTCACCACCAATGTTTCATACTACATCTGATTCTTCCTTAAAAATACTGACATCTCTGATTGGTATATGGTTTGAAAAGTAAACATGAAAGGATGCTTCCAGCTGATAGTAAAAAGGgctatggctctctctctctctctctctctctgtgtgtgtctctctgtgtgtgtgtgtgtgtgtgtgtgtgtgtgtgtgtgtgtgtgtgttgctaaaTACATACAGGAGCTAGCCTGTTTCGGTTGCTAATTAAGGTATGTGTCGTCTCCATATAACAGACTACTTCAGAAGGTTACGGAATGCTCAGGATATTTCAACCACCTCTTCACTTTTATCTAGAACCCCACCAACTGTTGCTGTGGACACTTCAAATACTCCCCGCGTTTCTTGCCCAAAGTGAGCTCTGCCACTGATCCATGGAGAAAATCACCTTCTTCTTCAACAAAGTGCAATGCCGTCAAACACTGCTTGAAAAACTCATCCGTAAGAATTCCTAACCCATTTCTCTGCTGCTACTTCTCATAGGAAGGAGTCATGACAACGAGAAAAGCTGTGGGGATTGACAGATGGTACATTTCATGGTACTGTGGAAACCATGGGGGCTCCTTGcagaaataaaaagaggaagagaatatTGACACACTCATATCTGGTTGTTTCATAAAAGCAGTGTGTGTTCTCGCCCATGTGGAAGTGACATGAGAATGCAAAGAATGCTTACTTCAAATGCCTGTAAGAGAAACAAGGTTTCTCCTTTGACCTCTGCCATATGTGCTGCCACAAagtcaaaacagaaaagaaatatacTACTATGAAATTGATAGACCCCCCCCTTACAAAATATATAATTAAGTTTTAGCTacagcagtgcttcccagccttggctcCCTAGATGTTCCCGGGCtgaaacacccagaagcctttgccactaagCGGGagggctggagtttctgggagctgcagtccaagaacatctcaggaaCCACTGAGCTGTACGAACCCCACAGCAGGGGgaagtttcattttaaaactcAGAACTGTGGAAGGATGGTGAAGTAGTAGTGTGTGACAAGGTTTCACATAATCACAAATCACACTCCAAAATCAGAGGAGGGAAGAGACCTCCAGGACCTCACCATAGTTACACTACAAGTTTGATCAAAGCTTCAAAAAAATTACTGCAAGCCAGCtctttaaaagctaaaaggaAACAGGCATGCACTGCTTGTACGCAATGTTCTCTAGATTTTGGGGAATCAACGGGCAAGTGGATCATATAAACAATCGATAACTGGGTTACTGGAAAAGCAGCCATAATCTTGCATTTACTCAAGAGCaagttttcaaaacttgctgcGAAATCTTTCCCCTCTCCAGATCACTTTGGCGCCCTTCCACTACCAACACGTCAAATGGCCTGTTTACGGGTGGCAAAAATCATTTCCCAACCCCAACCATTAAACACCTTTGGGAAACAAGGACCAAAGGTATAGCCTAGCCAAAGtcttattaaaatactgtattttcagtgGGAACTTAATTCAATTTTGGTTGATCCACATTGCTTTGCTTACTTCAACATCTGGTGACCTAGCCCTGTCTCACTGCATGGGAACCCCCATGGCTCAGTCTCCCTGGCATTTTGCCTTAAAGCCATGTCTTGATGGCATCACTAGTTCCCCAAGGTTTTACAATCTACATAAACATACACTACTCATAGTTTGTACTAGTAGCGCTCAGTAGAACACAACAAAGTAGAACACAACAGAAGCAGCTTAGGGCCAAGATCCAAGCAGAAAAATCTACTTCTTCTATAAATATATTTCTCCTGTTTATTCATTATGAATGACTTCAAAAAATTGACTCGGCTGTCTAAAGAGATGCCAGAGTTTTGTTTAATGCTTCTCTGCATGTTGTTGCTTTGAAATTGAAAGATGAGCTTTCAGATGAAATTGGTTTACTCTCAGAACTCAAGCGTGGTAATAGAATAATTGTTCTTTCAGAGTACCCTATTGTAAGTAGGTTAAAATAAATATCAGAGAGCAGTAAACGAGTGATTTAATATCTCCCACTGTCCCTTGCTGAGAGTGAGCACTACAATGGGATATTATTTCTCTCTAGAGCCCTTCAACCCAGATGCAAAATGCTTTCAAAACCTTTGGCTGCTCATTTTCTGTTATTCTCCCAGttcttttaatcatcatcatcatcatcatcatcatcatcatcatgttagaactgcagagctaaaagggaccctatgggtcatcaaatccagcccctggtcaaggaggtggagaggggaatagaactctcaacctctagcccTGTACCCAAATGTCTGaacagctatccagcagttcttcgaATAATATGAAACATCTGAACTTACGTGGTCCCAGCAGATAACCGGCACTATTCATAGTCCATCCCCTTTTCTCTTTAGCCTTTCAGAAGGGAAAAGGGGGAGAAGATTATCATTTTGTCCTTAATACAcagtcatatttttaaaagagacaaACATTTTTAGGGAAAAGAGGTACCTGAACACTAAGcttttgaaaacaaagcaaacatccTAACTGTGACTGTAACAATTTCAAGAGTGGTGAGATTTACTTATCAGCTAAATAAagtagtacagtatttaaagcacAATTTAATAATACACTTTAATTGGAAGGGGAATGCCTATTACATAGGTAACATaaaacacacgcacgcacgcacgcatatacattacacacacacacacacacacacacacacacacacacacacatcccattaCATTAAATTGACACATCAGTAGCAAAACCTCTCACACTCTGCTAGTTCCCACATCCTTGCCAAAAGGTTCCGGCCATTTGGAAAGGCCAGGCTCCGGGGTTCCTCCTCTTCAGCCAAGGACGGGTCCCTTCGCACCTGGATAAAAAAGTCACCTCCCCGTGCAACCACCATCGTCCCCCCCTCCCGCCACTTGCCCTTCACGCCGGCCCGATCGCCTCAGGGACAGAAGCGCGGCGGTCAGACCACGTGCCACGAGGCGGCTTCTGGCGCCTTTTTCAGACCAAAAAGCGGGAGGGAGAAACCATACTTACGGATAACACCAGCCCGAAGGTCTCCGAGAGGGCCGCGCAAAAGATTAAGGAGACGCACAGGACGCTGCGACACCGCTGCATCTGAAAGGACAGCAGAGCCCGTTGAAGCCCCCGCGCCCGCCTCGCCTCTccgagacagacagagagagagagagagagagaagggatgaTGATCGGGTCTTATTAGTGGAGAAGCGGGGAGGCAAAGGCATTGCCCTTCTGCACGATCTGCAcctctcactcattcactcactcactcactcactcactcactctctctctctctctctctctctcacacacacacacacacacacacacacacacacacacacacacacacacacacacacacacctttccctgGTGATGCTTTTGCCTCTCCATTTTGCTAATCAGCACCGCTCCGGGTCTTGCCAACGACCCGCCACCTCCAAAGTTGCAGCCGAAGAGGGAAAAgcggagagcgagcgagcgagccccGCGGATACCTTG
The Pogona vitticeps strain Pit_001003342236 chromosome 1, PviZW2.1, whole genome shotgun sequence genome window above contains:
- the LOC110074210 gene encoding galanin peptides isoform X2, coding for MQRCRSVLCVSLIFCAALSETFGLVLSAKEKRGWTMNSAGYLLGPRRIEQLLKEMPSTRGREEPPGEYVIDRVFNDKHGLAGKRDLQPEESIKADPFGRALTDRNIMHTIIEFLTYLRLKEAGAFDNISTTVSSEETDQS
- the LOC110074210 gene encoding galanin peptides isoform X3, whose protein sequence is MERQKHHQGKMQRCRSVLCVSLIFCAALSETFGLVLSAKEKRGWTMNSAGYLLGPHVIDRVFNDKHGLAGKRDLQPEESIKADPFGRALTDRNIMHTIIEFLTYLRLKEAGAFDNISTTVSSEETDQS
- the LOC110074210 gene encoding galanin peptides isoform X1, which encodes MERQKHHQGKMQRCRSVLCVSLIFCAALSETFGLVLSAKEKRGWTMNSAGYLLGPRRIEQLLKEMPSTRGREEPPGEYVIDRVFNDKHGLAGKRDLQPEESIKADPFGRALTDRNIMHTIIEFLTYLRLKEAGAFDNISTTVSSEETDQS
- the LOC110074210 gene encoding galanin peptides isoform X4, which encodes MERQKHHQGKAKEKRGWTMNSAGYLLGPRRIEQLLKEMPSTRGREEPPGEYVIDRVFNDKHGLAGKRDLQPEESIKADPFGRALTDRNIMHTIIEFLTYLRLKEAGAFDNISTTVSSEETDQS